Part of the Ammospiza caudacuta isolate bAmmCau1 chromosome 3, bAmmCau1.pri, whole genome shotgun sequence genome, ACAGCTACAAACATTCTAGTTAGACTGCACAAGAGAACACTGAGTTCTTTTGAACCTGGAGTTACTTTAGTTCAAACTTTTTACCTATTTCTGCTGGAAGAGATGCATCCAGTTCTGATGCAGTCCTAGATGTTTACAAGCATATGTACAGGGTCCTATTACCTGATGTGACAGGAACTGTGGGAAGTTTTGTTTGTGCTTTGTTTCAAGTATCTTCCTAGAATATTCCCTCAAAAGTGCACTTCTTGCTTTCTCTTTGGGCTTTTTTATCAGTTTTAACTCTCAGTGTTTCCTGGACTTTCCTGGTGTTTTCAGAACCTCTTGGTGTGTAATACATGGCTCCAGCAGATGTTatccagagcagagctttcctTCTGTCCACATCTGGACCACCCTGAAAGGCTATTTCAAGTCCCCAAATGACAAACAAATAGTAGCTACTGATAGCAAAAATACCAGCTGCCAGTAATTTCTTCCAGAGCATTTTACACTTAAGGGTTTCAGTTCTGTTCCCTGCACAGGTTAATGTGACAGCTGTCAGAATGACTGGTGCTTCTTTATATTTTAGAAGTCTTTGGCCCAACTGCAATTGTTGGCTGGAATTTCTATCTCACAATGAACTATTTGCTAGTTTATGAGATATATTTGCTAGTTTATGTGTGTCATGAGTTTATTCAAGACTTAAGTAGCTTTTATTGTCTGAGTGAGAAAAAGATGTAACTCCCAACATTTCTAATTCTTGTGTAGCTTCTCCTAATGACAGAGGTGGTTCTAAAAAATGCTGTCTAGGTGGATTAAGGAGTACCTGTGGAATTTGCCAAAGCAGAAACATTTCTTTGCTAAAGACAGTATCACTGTCTAATCAAGCTACAGCTGCATTTGCATATCAAGTTACAAGTGTTTGTATTATTTCAGGTTATAGCACAGCAAGTTACAGAAGAGAATTTACAGGAAGGTCGCCTCTACCCTCCATTAGTCACTATTCAGGACGTGTCACTGAAAATTGCTGTGAGGGTAAGTAATTTCAGCATTTTGTGGCTTTTTGTCTTCCTACCAGCTCTACATGGTTTGATTTTATCACCTAACACACCTTCACACAAGTTGGTTTATGTGAATCCCTATTGGACATGCAGcagtttcaaaattaaattttaaattcagaaatatAAAGGCAATCCAAATACAAGGAGAGCTGTGGATCTACACCAAGCATGTATGTCTGTAGAGCACAGATTCTGCTGTTCACCACAGTCATGCCAACTGCACAGCTGAAGGGCTTGTGCCCCTTCATGGTTATCAGTTTCAACTTTTTGTTTGTCCTCTGTGACCGTTTTTcctaaaattattcttttctctctttgtcgCCTTACTGTGAATAATTCCTCTTCATATGCTTTTGAAAGAATAACAAGGAACCCTCATACATGAAACAGTTTCCATAGCTTCTCTCATTCTGTGtatttaagaaaaggaaaaatccttctCAAAGTTCATGTCTTCTTAGGCAAGTAGTAACTCTGCTCTGTAGATGTGAAAATGTTACATAAATTCCTCAGGCAAAATCAAACAGGCTCTTGGGTTGGCAGAAACACAGTGATAGAAATTCCTCCTCTGTTTGTACATGTTatagaaaatacaaaagaaggaaaatgttagTAAGTGATTCCTTCTGCTTGTTCTCTGTTGAAACTTTATTCCTGAAAATACTTATTCTGGCTCATACAACCCAACCCAAGAGGCCTCTGCCTTTTCCAGGAGAGGAACactatcaaaatattttggaatacCAAGCATTGGGTATGAATTCAGACCCTATTCAACCACAATAATTACGTGCACAGACCTGAAGATATGCTTATATAAACACCCAAAGTGCTTCTCAATCAAATTGAGTTGGGATTCAGATTAATCCTAGAAAAGAAGTCTTAATAAGGTGATTTGGGGTCTCAGCTTCTCACCAAACTAgaacatttctgttttaaagagagctaaggaaagcaggaagaagaacGTCTCCCTTTTATTCAAAGGAGGAGCATCGGAGTGTTTGCCAAATAGTTTCAAGCAGATCTTTTCACAGTGCTGCATAAAACCTGTCTGCCAGACTTCCTTTGTTTCACAGATGAATGTTCAGTCTGAAGATATTTGTTTCTCAAGTAGGTGATCTTCAGGTGTGAGAGGCTACTTTGATGTGTTGAGAGAGCTCCAACCCCTTCTAAACGTAATTTTTGTGCAGCTGTATTTGTGATGCATAATTGATTCACTTAGGTATGATCTGGGTGAGAAAAGAGCAAGCaaatatttgtatttccccCAGCCATTCTGTGCACTGCATAAGACTATTTTTTCCCACGTGTTTACTTTTTTTGAAGTATATTATCAAGCTATGGCAAATACTAAACTTCTCTAATATGTAAGGAGCATGGAAGCTTTGAACAAATCATACTTTTCTTACAGTGCTTTGGGAAGATTGTAAACCAGGATAAAATGatgagagaaaagcagaaattgtaTCTCAGTGCTTGGGGCTTGTGGAATATTTTATCCACCACTGCACAGtggtgtgtgtggtgtgtgtttTAAGTTCTGTTAAGTGTACTCAGATAGTTTAAGAGCACTAATTAGGATTTTAATGCCTCTCTCCAGCTTGCAGAAGAAGCCTACAGGAATAACACTGCCTCCACCTACCCTCAGCCCAAGGACCTCGAGGCCTTCATCCGCTCTCAGGTGTACAGCACTGACTACAACAGCTTTGTGGCTGACTCCTACACCTGGCCTGAAGAGGCCATGAAAGTGaaactgtaaatatttaatgaaGAACAAACAAATAAGCTGCActtaaaaagcattaaaatattaaagttgTTTCTGCCTAGAAAGCCTATGAATTGCTAATTTTTTAAGATGCAGAAAACTTTTTCTAATTCATAGTAGTTGGTTAGAAACTCAGATCAAGACGTCGTCAATTAtacatcagaaaataaaaattaatctgaGAGATATATTTGTGTTTGGTTATTTTGATGGTTATTTTAATTGAGATATCCTACACTACAGTTTGACAgatttccttgaaaaaaatgGTTATATCTTGAGTCAACAGTTTTGTCACAAACATCAATGGGTACTGAAGCAGATAAATGggcaattaaaaatacatttggtATTTTATCCATTACAGTCACAGTGTAATTTGCATAATTTGTGAAcctattattaaaaaaaaaaaaacaaaaaacaacaacacaaaCTTTAAACAACCATAACGTTAGAATTTTTTATTCCAGAGAATATACTTACTGGTCACTCTTGTGTGGAgttatgaaatgaaaattttctaGAAGAACCAAATCTGCAGAACCTTTTGTTCACATCTAATCAGAACATTTTACCATTGCTAAGAATAACATTTAACAATAGTAACATTTAATGTTAGCTAAGGTAATGTCCTGTATAAGATCAAGGATTTAATTCCCCCACCAAGATAACCACAGTTCTGATCATTGCAAATGTTTGGCCTAACTTTTTGAACTCCACGTTCTTGACAAAAAGGGAATATCAAAATGTCAGGAATAGACTTTGAGGAATTATTAGTTGTTACACAATTACCACTCCAAGAAAAATGTACTATATTTTATGGATGgttctgggaaaaaaaggatacttgaacatttctgtttctctctcatCTTTACAAGAGAGATTATCTCTAGAAAACCAAATACTAATTTTATTTGTCTAGCCCCTCAgctctgtcacagctgcagATTACATGTCCCAAATTCAGAAAGAGAGGCACTTTTTCCCTCACTGCCTAATGGGAACATGTCAACATTTTTGCCTCACTGTGCTTTTGGCAGAAGTTATGATCACACAAACAGTACAACCTACCACAGTGAAGGAAAAGACATTAATCATATTCTGAGCAACCAGAAACACTCTGCATTTCAATGCCATCCTCTACGTTTCAATGTATTGCTATTGTGAGAAGGGTATTAAAACACTTCCCtgtatttaatttgaaataaaataatatctgTTATTTATGTTGTCATCAGCTAAGTGTGCTGAAACACAGTCTTTAAACAGTGCTGCTGAGTGCCTGGGTGTTGGAGTGGTGCAGCTCAGCAGTGAGTCTGCTTTTATTGCTTGGTACCCCTTTGCACATGAAGGCACTCAGGCACAGAGTGGGAGGTGGTGGCCCTTCCAGGGGACTTTTCAGTAGTGTTCTTCAACTacatattatatttatatatattattataaatatgaTCATGCATTACAAACGGGACACTTACCCTCCACATCCACTCTCAGCATGCttccctgcaggaaaacactgcCTAATGAACCATTAACAGCATTAACCCTCACAAGCTGCTGGAAAATTCTCTCCATACTAATTTTACATAAGAAAGGATTCTTCAagttatttgtatttttacataatattaaatatttttttttttacacatatAGGggctttttcctattttctgtgttttacatGTATTTCCTTATGTAATGTAAGGGGGAAAACTAAACTTTGTCTCATCTGACCCATTTTCATTTCCAAGGTGTTTGGCCTAACAGTGTAAGCATAAAATGCCATGAATTGAACAGATGAAAAATTGTTATTAACATAACCAGACACACTTTGCCTCATGACATCCTTAACTGAAGAGACATGGATTTGGTGGATGAACCACTTGGTGGCTAAGGATGGTTGGTTGCAGAGTTGCAGTCAATGGATGATGTCCAAGTGGAGACCAGTAGGACTGGCATTCCTCAGGGGCTGGCATTAACATTGCTgtcagtgacagggacagtgggacCAGCTGCACCCCCAGCAGGTTTGCTGATGGCACCAAGCTACGTGGAGCAGTCAGCACACTGGAGGGAAGGGGATGttatccagagggacctggagaGGTGGGTCTGTGTACAAGGCTGAGTGCAAGATCCTGCCCGTGGCTCAGGGCAATCCCAAGCACAAACACAAACTGGGTGgagaatggattgagagcagccctgaggagagggACTTGGTACTGGTAGACACTAAACTCAACATGAGCCAGTGATGTGCACCTGAAGCCAAGGAAGCCAACTGAATCCTAGGttgcatcaaaagcagcatgaccagcagctgagggaggtgattctcACCCTCCACTCCACTTTTGTGAGACCCCAAACAGATCattgcatccagctctgggacgAGAACATAAAAGGAACACAGACCTGCTGGAGCCAGTCCAGAGGAGAATGGACACAAAAAATGATCggagggctggagcatctctctccTATGACAActggctgagagaattgggattgttcagcctggaggacaGAAGGCTTTGGCAAGCCCTTACAGCACCTTctagtacctgaagggagcctacaaaaaagagaaagggacTTTTTTACAAGTGCACGTAGTGACAAGACTGGGGAGAATGTTTTAAACTGGAAGAGAGTAGGTTCAGATGAGATAGGAAGAAATTCACACAGCACAGTACAGATGAAACAGAAGTGTATAATTCCTAACTCACAGAGGAATATTTATCAGGCTTGGCTCACAGAGACAAATACCAGTTTTAGAGTCTTAGAAAATCAGTGAACACATCTCAAAAATATGTGGCAGTTCAGCACAAAAGCTGAGATTAACTACTTGAACCATTCATTTCAGATGTTAAAAGTTTCCTTTTTCACAGTAGCTGTAAGGCAAAATATTTGTGTTAGCAACACCTCTTGGTCTCCAGAATTAGAACTCTTCATAAACAGTTTCTCTCAATTGTCTGAAAGTTTGCCTTCAACAccaaataaaatctgaaaaatgtgTCCACTTTGATGCTGTTTCAGGAATTCTAGAAACTGGCCAAGATCCATGTGATAGTCATTCCTCAGGCCATAATCACCATGTGCCTGAAATTGCAGGTCTTCAAAACTGTGAAAGAGACGAAGATTATCAATGCTTCCCTCCGTTTCTATATTCTCCACATGCTTGCATGAAATGTGCTTCCAGTTGGGATACCTAATAACACGCCAGAACTCTTCACAGTTTTTCTGGAGTCCCTCCACACAGATGACACCAGGTTTGCCAGTCAGGCAGAAGCCAGTCAGATTTAACTTCTTTGCACAGTCAAAAATCTTCTTCCTCAGTTCCTGCCTGTATATGTGATGGCTGTAGATCCACAGGCGATGCAGCATTTCCTTAGCCCTGACTGCTTCAGCAGCACACTCAGACGAGGCCTGACAGTTTTCCAAGAAGGGCAGGGTGTTGTCCTTCACCCACTGCAcagcctcacacacacacagatctCCTGGATCCAGAGAGCTGATGTGAGATGTGAGACGAGTATTGAGCTGCaactgctgctgtctgtgcagaGCATCTGATCTGGCAAAAAGCTGAGGAGCCACCTGAGGGTACATATGAGGAAGGAGAACCTGCAACTCCATCTTTACCTTAAAATAAGAagacacacacagaaaagaTTAATTCTGCAGCTACTGAAAACACACtagatttttcttccctgacAGAGGCAGATTATGAGTAGATGTAATCAAGATTGCAGCATCCTACTGACTGGAACTATTCCCACTTCCCTTTTGTCCCAATAACCCATTCTTTTGTCTGTTCCTTTTCTTGTGTTGCATCATGCTGCCACTTTCACAACACTTCCATGATATCCAGGCAGCTTTTGTGCTGTTCACAGAACTAATGCTGTGGCTTGGGAGAAGATACACAGTTACCCTCCAGGGATATTTCTAGCTCAGTGTTGCTACAGCAATGAACTGTTGGAGTCAAGGACTTTTGTGAATCTCATCCCTTACCAAATACAATGACTAATGAACTCAGCCCAGCTGCttgaaaaaaaagccaagagtTACATGGAATGGTGTTTGTGATTGTACCTACTGCATATAGAGACACGTGGCAGGAGTGTTGGAAATAACTTGCCCTTTAAGGTTgctcccaacccaaaccattttgtgattctgtgtgttACCATTATTTTAAGGAAGTATTCACCATAAAGAGGAGTCAGGATTATAGGGGATTAAAAGATTTATGTACATTTCAGGTCAGGGAGACCCCAAGTTTATCTTATCTGATCTTTTATGAACACTGGGCTGTTGAATTTCTCTTGATTATCCCTACAGTGCCTTCAAACAGAGCACCACAGTTCTTTGGTAGCTGAACTCTGCCTCTAGTCCAAGAGCAGGAAAGGATTTATGTGTCCTCAGTGCTTCAAGCTCCTGTACACTGTTAGGGGGTACTCACTTCAGTGCACAATCATATGATAGTCCTGTAGAGAGCAGTGAATCATAAAATGACTAATTATCTTTCCAAGTTCCTTGACAATCTgctatggaaaaaaaccccagtactCCTACACAAGCCCTCCCCACATGGTTCATAAAACTTCTCTTTGTAGGTTGGTGAAAGGGTGCATTTTAGAAAGATACCTAAGTTTGTACCTAAAGTTTACAAAAAAATCATGAGACCATCTCATTACCCAGTAAATTGTTCTAATGTTTGATTATCTTCATTCCATGGAAAATGGCTTTCAGGCTGAGTTTATCTAATTTTTATCTAATTTTATCTAATTATCAATTTCTAATGACTAGAAATTGAGAACAGACAATTAGTATGCACTCAGACCTGTGTTCTCTGTGCAAGTATTTACACCAATTAGTTCAATCCCTTTCCTCAATCAGTTAAACTGTTGTAACTCCTTATACTGAGAGTTGGGGTTCTCTGCTCAtaggctggttttgtttttgtgttctTGTGACTCCTCATAATTGCAGTCTGCCATTTGGGGCTATTTTTACAATATTATATTTCCAACACAGATGTTAGCAGCAGCTGAGATTTTCTATTACTCTAGACTTCTTAAAGAGCAAAAAAATGTGGTGGGTTTTTAACCCCCTTTTTTCCGGGCAGCCTTTTCCGGTGTGTGCAGAAGACGTAGAGACGACAGCACCCATGACCAAGCCTCCTTGGCAGCTCTCACCTTGGCCTCCCCGACATGGAGCGCGATGCGATATTCCAGCTGCGGGGGCAGCGCTCCGCCAGCATTCCTCAGGTAGCGCTGGATGCTGGGCACGGCATCCGCATCCACGCTGAATTCTCCTCTCTTGGGAAACATGGAAAGGAGCATTTccacctccagcagctggagctccaggcatTCTTTCACCGTggcagccatggcacagccctcCGCGCCCGCCTGCAACGAGAGGACTGCAGTCAAACCCCGCGGTTTGGCACATGGAGAGGTTCAGCCCCCCAGGGAAGCCCCACGATCCTTCAAGGGCAGAGTTTGGCTAAACACGGCCTCAGCAGCCGGGCAGGGGCGGTCGGGAGGAGCCTGCGGGCCCTGCCGGGCTCAGCGATGGAGCTGAGGTGCGGGCAGAGCGGCATTATCGATGGGATCTATCAGCACATACACCCCGTGCTGGCTGCGTGTCGGGGCTCACCGCCAGCCGGCAGCCAGGCCCCGCCACCCGCGGATCGGGGAGATTCGGAAGGGTAAAGGGCGGAAAATTCACcggttgagataaagacagttccATAGGGACAGCAAAAGCCGcgcacacaagcaaagcaaggaattaattccctgcttcccatgggcaggtgGGTGTTAGCCatgcccaggagagcagggccccatcacacCTCAGGGTCACTTGGGAACACAAACGCCATCGCTGCAAACgtcctccccttcctccctgccttaTATACCGAGCGTGATGGTCCATGGtctggaatgtccctttggtcAGTGCGGTCACCTGTCcgggctgtgtctcctcccaagctcccccagcctccccagcctggcagcacagaaatcaggaaaggccttggctctgtgcaagccctgcccagcaataacaaaaacatctccacatcatcatcatcataatcATCATCATTGTGTtgagcacaaatccaaaaccaGCCCCGTACCAGCCgctgggaagaaaattaacccGGCCCCAGCCAAAAGCAGCGCACTGGGGGGACAACTTTGTAATCCGAGCGCGCTGTCAGTGAAGCTGTGCGGGGCTGGCTGTCAcagggagcccagcccagccaccccgccgctcccgccgccgccgccattcCGGGCCTCTCCCCGGGCCGCTcccgggcgggcggggcggcgccTGCGCGGCCGCTGCTCCGGGCGGGGGCGTGGCCCGAGTGCCACGCGGCGGGCACTGCCCCGCCCACCCGCCCTCCATTGGTCGGTCCGGCCTTGAgtgggcggggccgcgccggctcCGTGCGGGGCGTGCGGCGGCTCCGGCGGGATTGCGCCCCACCCATCCCGTTCCACtcatcccatcccgtcccacACGTCCCGTCCCCGCCTGCGCGTCCCCGCGCCATCGCCGGGGGTCCCGAGGGAAGCCGCCGTGCAGGGGGCGCGTTccggccggccccgcccgcccggcctGGTGTCGGTGTGACGGTGCCCCTCTGGGAACCCCGCTGGGGCCGCCCTGCAAGCGCCTGGCGAAGCAGGACGCGCTGCTTTGGGCTCGGCAGTCAGTGCATGGAGCCGTGGCCGAGCGCTGTGGGCGGCTGATGTCACGGTGAGAACTTGTTCGGATCCCTGGGTCCAGACTGGGAATCCTGGCTCTTCCTGGATCCAGACTGGGAATCCTGGCTCTTACTGGATCCAGACTGGGAATCCTGGCTCTCCGTCCCTCCGTCACCTGCTCGTGTCTGATCCCGCTGTTATCCGCTGCTCTCCGGGCAGGGTAGGGGCTCCTTCCCGGCGCTGGTGCCCGGGCATTGCTGGCAGCGCTCTGGGCACCGCAGCCTCCGGGGCGTGAGGCGGCTCCCAGCCGCCTGTCCCCTCTCGCTGCCATCCGTGTCGCTTCCTTCCCCAGGGATGGATTCCGAAGCCCTCAGGAAGTTCTCGGCCCTGCACCCGCGGCCTGCCGGGCTGACCCTGCACTACGGCACGGCCGGGTTCCGCAGCGCGGCCCAGCACCTGGACCACGTCGTGTTCCGCATGGGGCTCCTGGCCGCCCTCCGCTCCAAAGCCGTGACTGCGACCATTGGCATCATGGTCACGGCGTCTCACAACCCTGAAGTAAGGAAGGACTGCCCGCTCCTCAAACAGGCCATCCGTTCGGTGCAATGATGTGAAGTGCTTTGGTAGAAGGGTGGGAAGATGTGGTCAGTTTGTTGGAATCAATCTCATCACAGCACTGAGAGAACCAGACCCTGAAGACTCTGGGACTGCCGAAAGCATTCAGCCCGCTCCCTGTAAATACGGCCTCTGGTATCGCTGAAGTTATTTTTCCCCTGTACACAAAAGCGGGATTTTTTCTCGTGTGGAAGTGGTGTAATACAGAGTCATTTCATGTTGCAATTTAACTTTCTAATGTTGGGGAGCTAGGAGTAACATTGAGAAGAGAAGAACCTTTGAGTAAAATCTGTACgatttaaaatgaaacatgCAAATGCAGCGATTACCAACCAGGCATTTAGACTTTAGCTGCTATGGAGCACTGAAGGTTATTAGAATCTCCTCTTATGTAATTTTAATGTTGAATGAATTTCACACCAAAATTATAAGGGAGAAAGAGTTGGTTACTCAGTATGCTTGTTATACTGCTTCTTTGGGGGCTTGTTGGAGGTTTAAATAAACAGCTAAGCTATTGCATCCCAGAAGTTCTCCACTTTTAAAGAAACAGTGTGACTGAACCATGTGTTGTCTGTCTTCAAAAAGATTTTATTAGTTCCCTGCTTTTAGACTCactattttctgttcttttgtttttctgctaaGGAAGACAATGGTGTAAAGCTGGTTGATCCTCTTGGAGAAATGCTGCACCCTTCCTGGGAAGAGTATGCCACACAACTAGCAAATGCAGAGGAGCAAGAATTACAGAAGGTGATAGCTGAGATCtgccaaaaagcagcagtgaacCTGCACAAAGATGCCTCGGTTTTTATTGGCAGAGACACCAGGTAATGACAAAAGGCTGTAGCTGTATCCTGCTCTTATGGAAGTGCCAGTGCTGTCTTCAGGGGAATTGTGTGGGCACTGTGTggtgtcacctgtgcccagcactTTACATGTGTTTGCAATCCCTGGGGGTGTTGGATTTCAGACTTTATTGGGAATAAAGCCTACAGCAGGGAAAGGTTTGGATTTCTTCACAGTGAGTCTAAATCTCATGTCAGGAAGCTTGTAGAGTCTTCCACCCATATGTGCTTCCTTCCATAGAGTCCACAGATGAATGCCTTTGCCAGGGTTATCAGATGTACTTGTTGTTTTCCAGGCCAAGCAGCAAGAAGCTGTCCCAGTCAGTTATAGATGGTATCCAGGTTCTAGGTGGTCAGTACCATGGTAGGTTACACTTCTGCAATTCTAAACTCGTTTCAAGTATTTTTATGTAAATGTGACTCCTAGGGCAGCAGCCCAGACACATTTCCATCCTTGCTTGTGACAGTTTTATTTCAGGGTGGTTGTATGGTTTTCAtgcaaggcagggcaggggagggttATAAGAGTTTTCAtaagacaaaatttaaaaattccacAGGTGTTTCCTATACTGCATTTGTCTGTTTACTGTAAGACTTTCAAGCAGCAATTAATTTGCAATCCTATTCTGAGTATTGTGCCTTTTATTTCACACTAGATTATGGTCTGGTGACAACACCACAGCTCCACTATATGGTCTGCTGTCAAAACACCCAAGGGCAGTATGGGAAAGCAACACTGGAAGGTTATTATGAAAAACTCTCCAAAGCTTTTATGGAACTGATAAAACAGGTGAATAGTAGGTGTTGTCGTCTTCATGCAAATGTACAAAATTAATCTCTTGTGTTTGTTAGCCTGTTTGGGCCTGAAGTTTCTAATTCAGCATGCTCTAGGTGTGGTTTCTCTAGGGTAATGGTTCACTTTGCCCCTTCTTCCCTTGCACAAAGTCTCACTGCTCCGGAGAGTTTCAGAGGCACCTGAAGATTGACTGTGCCAATGGAATTGGAGCCCTGAAACTGTCAGAAATGAAGCCCTACTTTCCACAAGAGGTGCTATTCCACATATATAATGATGGAACCAAGGAGAAACTCAATCACTTATGTGGTGCAGATTTTGTGAAAGTTCACCAGAAACCACCTGGAGGTGAGTAGTCAGTAATTTTATGTTGCTTTACCTCCTCTGCAGGGTCTGGCAGGGGTCCACATCCTTGGGTAGGTGGAGCTCCCTGTTTCTTACTAAGTGACTGCATGAATGGCTCTCCTTGTGCAATGAAAAGAGGGAACAGCCTGGCCAGGTCTGGCACATCTCTGTTAGTCTGAAGTGCTTGGAGGAGCACAGCATCCCTCTGACTGGCTGAAATGTGTTTGGCAGTCTCTTCTGAGTGTTAAGCTGGCAGAGTCCAAAGGTCAGTCAGGACTGGCTTAGGGCTATTTATTTTACCCCTTTGTATTATGAAGAAACATTTTCCGGGTTCCTGCAGAAGGCTGGGTTAATGAACAGCCCCGTGCCAGCAGGCTGACTCATTGACAGAAACCAGTGAGGAAAAGATTTCAGTCCATTTTCTGAGAATTGTATAAAAGTAAAGTCCTGAACTGGGAGAGCAGGCTGGTTTGGATATGAGATTATATGAGGCTAAACTGAGTTCTCCATTGGACAGGCATCctctcactgcagctgctggccaaaTCTGAACACCAGGTTATGGTGTTGCTTCCCCTTCCCATGCTGGTTGTG contains:
- the RWDD2A gene encoding RWD domain-containing protein 2A: MAATVKECLELQLLEVEMLLSMFPKRGEFSVDADAVPSIQRYLRNAGGALPPQLEYRIALHVGEAKVKMELQVLLPHMYPQVAPQLFARSDALHRQQQLQLNTRLTSHISSLDPGDLCVCEAVQWVKDNTLPFLENCQASSECAAEAVRAKEMLHRLWIYSHHIYRQELRKKIFDCAKKLNLTGFCLTGKPGVICVEGLQKNCEEFWRVIRYPNWKHISCKHVENIETEGSIDNLRLFHSFEDLQFQAHGDYGLRNDYHMDLGQFLEFLKQHQSGHIFQILFGVEGKLSDN